From Juglans regia cultivar Chandler chromosome 9, Walnut 2.0, whole genome shotgun sequence:
CTAAGCCTTGGAGCATTGCAAGTATGTATGTGAATGAGGCAAGATTTATACTAAAAAACTTTGCCAAGTGGGATgtttctcatgttaggagaaatggtAACAAAATGGCTCACTTGTTGGCAAAAGATGCACTTTCTATTTTAGATGTAGTTGTAACGTTGGAGGAATCCCCTCAttgtatttcatctttattataATGGAATGTGATTAGagttttctcttaaaaaaaaattagagttttctcttaaaaaaataataattaagaagcgatttggattcatatatgaattgagatagtttgtgaatagtagaataaaagttgaattatttattatattttgtgtagaaatttgaaaaaattattttagaatttgaaaaaattgaattatttattatattttatgtgaaaaattaaaaaaattataataataaaataagatgaattttaaatacaaacgaaattaattaataaatttatcaatttaattttataaaatatctctctcatttctcaattaaaaaACGTCAGTTTGAAATCCAGGACTGCAGAATTTATAAACGTCATCATTAGGTCACCTAGCAAGTTTTCCCCTCACTCCAGCCATTGTACGAAGAAAATTTGGGTCAGGGTCGcgataactttttatttatttagtaattaaaaaaatattttttaataatattatcaattttttcttttaaaaatttaagaatatagaataatttttttttggcttttcgGGACAGTTCTCGTCCGAGGATGTAGCAGTAGCACTCCTCAAATGTTTTTGCCTataaatagggaaaaaaaaaaaaaaaaactgggcgAAGAAGAAGGGGATTAGGGATTAAAAGTTAAGAACCAGAGATGAACTTGTATTTGTCAAGTCACCTACGTTACCCGTCCGACTTAACACATTCATTCTATTCCTACGTAGTACGTACGGCGGTACGAAGGTTTTAAGGTGACGAAGCTAAGAGATGAACTTGAGGTACCACTACCAGAACATCTGAATGTCATGAGTTATTCCCAACACAGATGGACTTGCAATTCCTTGGAACTGTTTTCCCGGTGATGATGCTCCGTAAATGTCGAAGTGCAAAGAAACATGCTCAAATTACATGTATACTCGATCTCTGAGACCAAAGAATGAAACTAATTCGCCTAATGGGACAAATTCCGCACTACCGCTCGCTCGCTACCGCTGCATCTCTCGCCTCTCAAACACTTGAAGAGGAACGACGGCAACTGCCTTCTCTAATAAAATCATGCACCCAGAAGACCCATTTGCTTCAAATCCACGCCCACCTCGTCTGTACAGGTCTTCTTCAAGACCCCACCATTTCCCTCATCTTCTTGTCCCGCCTGGCACTCTCTCCCGCACGAGACGTGGACTATTCCCGCCAGTTTTTTACTCAAATCTCGGACCCATTAACCTTTCACTACAACACCATGATCAGGGCCTACTCTATGAGCAATTCACCACTGGAGGGGTTTTATATGTACCGAGAAATGAAACGGCAAAGCGTGCGTGTAAACCCTTTGTCTTCTTCGTTTGCTATCAAGTCTTGTATTAAGCTTTCTTCATTGTTAGGGGGAGTTCAGGTTCACGCTAGGATTTTGACAGATGGGCACCAGTCTGATAGCCTATTGCTTACTAATTTGATGGACTTGTATTCGTGTTGCGAGAGGTGCGATGAAGCGTGTAAGGTGTTCGACGATATACGTGACAGAGATACCGTTGCTTGGAATGTGTTGATTTCTTGTTGTATGCGTAATAACAGGACCCGAGATGCAATGGGTTTGTTTGATATTATGCAGAGTGGCAGTGATGGATGTGAACCCGATGATGTCACGTGTTTACTTCTCTTGCAAGCATGCGCCCACTTGAATGCATTGGAATTTGGTGAAAAGATCCATGCTTACATTGGACAGCATGGTTATGGTACTGCCGGCAAGTTGTGTAATTCTCTGATAGCAATGTACTCACGTTGTGGATGTTTGGAGAAGGCTTATGGGGTGTTTAAGGGAATGCGCAACAAGAATGTGGTTTCATGGAGTGCAATGATTTCAGGTTTAGCAATGAACGGGCATGGAAGAGAAGCTATTGAAGCATTTTGGGAGATGCAGAAATTGGGTATTCCACCGGATGATCAGACGTTTACTGGAGTTCTTTCTGCTTGCAGTCATTGTGGGTTAGTTGATGAGGGAATGATGTTTTTTGATCTTATGAGCAAAGAGTTTGGGATAGCGCCTAACACTCGTCATTACGGATGCGTGGTAGATCTCTTGGGCCGTGCTGGTTTGCTTGATCAGGCATATCAACTTATCCTTTCAATGTCGGTTAAGCCAGATTCAACAATGTGGAGAACCTTACTTGGGGCTTGCCGAATTCATGGTCATGTTACCCTTGGAGAACGTGTGGTTGGACATTTGATTGAACTTAAGGCTCAAGAAGCTGGGGATTATGCTTTGTTGTTGAATATTTATTCCTCGGCTGGCAAGTGGGACAAGGTAATGGAAGTGAGAAAATTTATGCAGGAGAAAGCAATACAAACCACGCCTGGCTGTAGCACGATTGTTTTGAAGGGAGTAGTGCATGAGTTTGTCGTGGATGATGTTTCACATCCACGAAAGGGCGAGATTTATGAGATGCTGAATGAGATTAATCAGCAGCTAAAGATAGCCGGTTATGTTGCTGAAGTTTCCGCTGAATTGCACAATTTGGGTGCTGAAGAAAAAGGGGATGCGCTCTCTTATCACAGTGAGAAATTGGCTATTGCATTTGGGGTTCTTTCAACTCCACCTGGCACAACAATCAGAGTGGCCAAGAATCTTCGTACCTGTATTGATTGCCACAATTTTGCAAAGGTTCTCTCGGGTGTTTATAACCGAGAGGTGATTGTTAGAGATCGCACCCGGTTTCATCATTTTAAAGAAGGACGTTGCTCCTGCAATGACTATTGGTAAGAATATTTGGGGTAGGAGGAACACCTAACAACAAACCTCCAGCAAATATGACATATGCTTTTGCTACGACTCTGGTGGTGTTTATTGGTTCCTTAATGAATTGCTTCATTGGATGCAACATTGAGCATAACATTCTCAATTTTATGAGCTGTTGAAATAATGCCTGTCCTGCTGGAAAATCTGATAAATCAAATTGCAGATCGTGACATGGATCTTCTTGAACTTTCTGCTTATGGCAAAACATGGCATATTATGAAACATCAACTAAATAATACATGTTGGTGAAATCcacagtaataaaataaaaaattacaatgaaatagGAATTGAAGTGAAACTATTTGGCTTGGGCACATAAATCTCGCTCTCTTTAAGAAGACTCAAGCCATCTACGATAGACCTCCTTTGTGATGGAAAATGGGGAAAAAAGAGCTGCTGTTATAAGAGCATTCCCATTGGGTTCCCCATCTGTCGATCGCAACCCCTCTCTATCGGCaatttttgtaagtttgatttcggtttcttcaaaatcaaaactatttctctcttccttcattttcttgtattgttCTTGGAATATCTCTCTtattctctgtttctctcttccattttttcttcctccccACACCATGATCAAAGTAAGTATGTGAAAGAAGGTCTTCAACTCTCTCTCAGCGTCGGCGATGTCTTCGCTGCTTGGCTGCTGAGAAAGCTTGCAATGCTTTTActgatttgcattttttttttttactcatttagatttatgattttgggctttgtttGAGGAAACTgcttctcatttttattcttgtgTTGCCATTAatttctctatattatttttgctgTCTTAAGTGTTTGGCTGCCAAGAAAGTGATGATGCATTatctcttgtttttttaattactctGTTTCTCTCATTGTGAAACCAACCGTTTTTCTTGATCTAAACATTCATTTAGGCTTGGGATTGTGGATTTTTGAGCATGATCTGCGTTGGGTTTTTGACTGTGTTCCTtgtttggctgccgagaaaGTGATGAGCAATTTTAcacagactttttttttttttttaaaaaatctgtttCTCTGATTGTTGTCTAACCAATTTTGTTGATCGATTATTTGTGGTTTGCGATTGTGACTTTTTGAGGATACTCATCGGTGGGTTTCTATCTGTGAATGTGGTTGGTTGTGTTGATTGTTTGGCTGTTGAGAATTTGATGATGCTATCACAcggatttatttttgttaatctGTTTCTCATAGTTTTTCAACCGTTTTGtggggtttttggttttgatgaggatttggtggagtttgtggttatggaatTTGTGGGGTTATTGGTTTTGAGGAGAATTTGGTGgattttgtggttatggaatgtgatttatcattgttTGTGGTTATCcattcattaatttgttatgtGTTGTTGGGTCCTTTTTAGTGTTTCGTATCTCTCAGGGGAGAGGCTGCATGCTATCAATATTTCCATCATTCTAAACCCCGTTTATTTATAAATTCGATATAAAAAAAcctaatgagaatgctcttatttagTATTATTGTGATTTACATTGTTGTTTTGTGTGAATATGTGAATTGGTTAGTTCTGttacattgtttttttttatgtcattgTTTGGgaaaattatgttgtgataaaaaaataatgtgtaaaTTAAACACCCTCGACTGTGATGATGACAAAGCTTGATGGGGTTACAGGAAATTTAAGGTCATTTCCTCAATGGCTAGGTAACCCGGATGAGCAACAAGTAGTGGCAACCGGTTGTTGCAGCCATGAGAGGGTGGCCAAATTTCGTAGATGTCACCATTTGGTTCCTGAGCCGGCGATTGGAAAAATCCCAAACTTCATATTTGCGTGTCTAACATTTCAATGCATTTTTAGAGATTGATTCACAAGATCTTGGACATATGTACTTCACCAACCTCTCAAGTGAAGATCCTCAACTAGACCTCACTTATGGTGGGTAAAGTGGAAACTCTCATATGATTGTTGATGACTCTCCACCCCTATCCCATAATGATCTTATCGGCGTTAGGAAATCAGTCAGGAGTGCGAACTTTACACTCGAAGAAGACAAATTACTTGTCTCTGCATGGCTTAATTGTAGCTTTGATGCCGTCCAggaaacaaaccaaaaacactcttaactttgagaaattttttttgaatacttCTAGCAATTTAAAGAAACCACAAATGATCGGACTATCAAGTCTTTAATACATCGGTGGTTGGTTATTCAAAAGGCGACAAACAAATTTTATGCGAAACTAGCGCAGGTTGAAGGATTGAATCAAAGTAACATGACTGAGCAAGATAAGATAGAATATCCATACTCTTGTTTTctgaataattaatttttttatacattggtTTAACATAAAGTTTTTTGTTTACGTGCAAGTTTGACTAGACCAAGGTTATGTATGCATCGCTAGAGAAATGCTTCTTCCAGTTCGAGCATTGTTGACACCTGTTAAAAGATCAACCTAAATGGATTTGGCGTTCGACAAAGGAGGACCTAAAGTGAAGGAAGACGATGTCCCCGTCACTGACCCCGACTTGGTATTTGGGCGCTATTTTGGATTCAGTTTTTGATCTCGAGGCGGATAATGTGATAGATAATGACGTGATCGAATTGGACTGACTAATGGAAATGAAAGCTGAGAAAGGAAAACGAAAGGCCCAAGCCACGTCAGCACAGGAGATTGTTGGGCTTAGCAAGATAAAGTATACGCTTTTGGAGGAGTCACATGCTCAGGAGAAATAGTGTTTTCGCCTTAAAGCCGAAAAGATGGAGtatgataaagaaaaagagcTAAATTTCATCCGTATTGAGGATGAAAGACTGAGGTTTGACgccaagaaaatggaaaatgagaaggaaaaagagttaaataaaatccGTCAAGAGGACGAAAGATTGAGGTTGGAGACGGAGAAACTGAGTTCACGAAGAAGGAAGCGGATCAGCGCATTATGATGATGGACGTGAGTGCTATGCCAGGACTGCAGGGGTTATATTTCCAGGAACTGCAGAGGGAAATCATGGCAAGATGCAATGTTGTAACACATTTGGATTGATAAACTTTTTCTGTAAAAagtttatttctatatttattttttgtttcagacAATGATGGATGACAATATTATTGATActaagataaattaattttttatttggattgtttaaattgatattttgaaacAGGGAAATTGGCTATTACAATTTCAGAAACTATTACAGATTACCTCAAATATAATCACTACTAACATGAACAAAATACGAATGGAAATTTAATTAACTCGAACATAGTTTATACTAACATGaaggaaatataaaaaaacacttacTATTGTCTTAGAGAATTTTTTAAGGCTCTCCATTGCGGTGCTTTCACCAATACctatgtattcatccataaaatctcaaATAATCCCATACGCCAGCATTTTAAGTGTTAcggttatcttttgcatagaagataaatTGAGTTTTCCGGCATTATCTATTCTCTGGATGAAGTACGGCTCGTAAGACTCTACCTCATTTAGAATACGGAGAAATATGGGACGGCTCATCCGAAATCTCATTCGAAATATATTCGAGAGATATAATGGATTTTCTGCGAAATAATCGCGAAATAGGCACTCGTGctcttgaatatgatcacgccgaaTAAACTTACAACGTTGGCGATTTGCATGATTCCTGATGACTGTCCATCAGCCTCATCATTAAGAACAACATCCAACTCATCTTCATAGGATAAGTATGTGAGCAATTTGCGAAAAAAGGCACGAGCCATTTGATGAAGGGAGTGGGAGAACAGGGGAGACTGTTGAAATTCGATTCTTTAGATCAAATGAGACTTGAGATAGTGAGAATGTGAATGAAGGTAGAATGCATATTTATAGAGGAAAAAGTTAACGTTACATAtaggacaaaaaatgttaccgtttgaGGCTGGagaaaaaagttaccgttggaGAAAAGACAAATTTAGTTACTGTTGGAGGTAGGAGTTCAAATTGATAGATTTTGAGAAAGTCTTCAATATCTTACCGTTagagaaaggggaaaaaaatgttaccgttaaaaaaatttaaaaaaatgcacatattaaaaaaaattactatttttataatacggatttcggtttgaaaaataatattgtatccGGTAGTCAAAATCGTATAAGTATTTagtagaatgtgatatttgaaaagaagataataagacaaaagaataataaaaaaagtaataaaaaaagaatagagaaatattatttaatagaatagagatatGGATGGAGAATGAGATATAAgagatttttaaaagatgaataaaatttagataaaactTTTAGGGAAtgtgatttttagttaaattatgggGAACCCAATGTGAATTGTCTAAGTGGCGGATGTAACaacaattctattaaaatattaaaatctaataGCAGGAAAAGTTGTCATATGTGCGTCCTATTTTGACAGATGTGTTTGAAGATAGAAGATGTTGTGCGCGTCTTCACTTGCACGCAATAATTAATGGGACTCACATTTGAACGGTTAAAGAActtatcctctctctctctctcttcttcttcatttttttccctaatcAAGCAAGCATAATATTAATAGAGTAATAGACTCATATTACATAGTTAGGGGGTGGATCCATTTCACTATCTATCAAGACATCTAAGAAGAGTAACTAAGTGTGTACAACCAATGATAAGATTGGTCGTGGCCCATTGCACAATTGAATGTGCGCATCAGTTTTGTGATCGATAAATTTTATGAACTTTTCAATGATCAAAGGATTTCAATACGAGATGAAAATGCTCAATGATTGGTGAAATTTTCTAGTTTGTTGTGATGTTAGCATGTTCGATGGTTGTTGTGACTTTAAGAGCATCTCCTTCTAAattgattgatttgagatgGAGAGGTGTTGCAAGTTATACTGCTTTTAGTGCTGCAGTAGCTTTACCTATGCTTGGATTGGTTGATTCAAATTTTGATGTCCAAGCTTCTAGAACTTTTCCTTTTGAGTTGTGGTAAACTGTTGCTTTCATCGTGAGTGTCCCTAATAGTTGCATCAAAGCTTAAACTATAGAAGTTGATGGGGGGAGAGTCCATTTATGAGGACATAGATGGTGAAGCTTCTTTCTCCATGTTTGTACGTATTCTCAATAAAGCATTGCAAGGAGAAGGCTAATTTTCCAAATTTCAGGCTTGACCATGATTTGGTCATGGATGGTCCTTCTACATGACACCTATTGTTTGCTGATGACTTAGTCATCTTTGGAAAAGCCATAGAATGAGCAGCACAAGCAATCTCAACGTGCTTAGAAATATACACGTCATGGTCAGGCCAAAAATTCAATTTGAAGAAATCTTCTCTGTACTTCAGCTGCAACACTCCCCCACAAATCAAAAACTCTATAACTAGAATTCTCCCATACAAACTGTCTACTTGTCAAATGAAGTATTTGGCAGTGCAAGTTACGCTGGGCAAGAACACAAATAGCCATTACCAAGAATGGCAAGATAGAATCTCCAAAAAATAAGAAGGATGGGAATCTAACCTCTTGTCACAAGTTGGACACATCTTGTTAATTAGGTCAGTTGCTAGTTCAATTCTCTCCTACTCATTGACTTCCTTTATTCGTCCTAAATCAATATGTCATTCTTTAGACTCtcgttttaaaaatttttggtggggCTTTCTAGAATCTCGTAAGCATCATTTCATACCAAAATCTTGGAAATCTATATGCCAACCAAATTGTTCAGGAGGTCTTGGTTTCAAATCAATGGAAAGCCTAAACTTAATCTTACTTACCAAAACTAGTTGACTTAATCTTACTTACCAAAACTAGTTGGCTAATGAGTCAAATCAACCCAAATCTCTGGAACTCCTTACTTTCAAAGAAATACCTAAAGAATTCATGCTTATGTTATGTTGTACTAAAGACTCCAGACTCGATTTTATGGAAATGTATTTTAAAGACAAGATCACTCATTTCTTAAGGAATGTGACACCTGATCTCCAATGGTCTTTCTATACGTGTTTGGAATATCCATTGGATCCCTAATCTAGAAACATTCAAACCTAAGCCAATCAATCAAATGAATGTGATCAATCCTTATATCAAAGTCTCAGACTTTGATTACACAGAGCCCTCGAGAATGGGATATTGACAAACTTCAAAATTTGTTTGAGCAAACAAGTGTAGAggaaattcaaaaatcatctcttTCCCAAGTCCCTAATCGAACTAGACAAGGTGCAGTGGTCTGAACATCAAACTTATCTGGCAAGTACTCAGTTAAATCCACCTACAATCTTGAAGCCTCATCCTCTAGTACATCACTTCCAAACTACCTGAATTTCCCATACAACTATGGCAACTAAAGATCCATGATCGCCATAGATTACTCCTCTGGAAAATCTTATTACACCTTCTTCCAACCCACGCCCAATTGAATAGAGTAATCCCCTCAGCCCATTTTGCAAGCATGATTTGCCCCATTTGTAACAAAGAAGAGGAAACTTTGGCTCATTTATTTTTGGCTTGTCCCTTTATATGCATCATTCAGCATCAAACCAGTTGGCCATTAAACATctcaacattttcattttttgttctaGCTGGTTCGATTACCTATGAAATCTCCTTGAGATTTTGCTCGGGCTAGCAATCTAGAGAGCACTTTAGTTTCCAGAATGGATAGAAAGTTGGAGATAGGGTCTCCTTGATACAATCCGCTTTGAGATGGAAAGAAACTTCAGGGGGCTCCATTGATTCGCACTAAAAATGTTGTTGAGGATATGCATTCCATTTTGAGATTTATCCAAGGGTTTCTAAATCTTATGCATTTCATCACTGTCATAATGAGATTCCATTCAATTAAAGTTAAAACCCTTTTCCACGTCCAATTTGATTGCCATTATTCCCATTTTGCCTACTTTTTTCTTTAGGATATGAAAGAGTTCATGTGCTATGATAGAGTTTTCTTGAATAATTTGTCCTAGGATAAAAGCTGTTTGCAGTGGAGAAATAATTCTTGAGAGGAATGTTTTTAGTCTATTAGCTAGAATTTTTGAGATTCTCTTGTAGATGACATTGGTTAGGCTAATAAGATGGCAGTGTCGAAGAGTGCTTGGATTTGGAATTTTTGGGATCAAGACTATGTGAGTATGGTTGATCCGATCGTCTCATATTTGGTTTGATACCTCACTAATCCTTTAGGCACACACGTTAGCATGCTATGTGTCAACCATTACACACTCCAAATTCATTTCAAgcctaaataaatatcaaccttAACAATGAGATTGATTAATTCACCCAACAATTATCTTAACTTCACATACAATAGTAACTAACGATCTCcacataaataaaactcttcagataaaataataataataaaattctccaCCAAAAATAATAACCTCAATAAATCATAACATAAGACTCTCCAAAGTTTAAGTGCTAAATCTAACAACTTGTACATGGCGATAGAATTGTGTTACCTATAAAAGATAAGAGTACTACCAATCATCATGAaatatcatacaccatacataaATCTATTTCATAACTTGACAACCCACTAAATTCATTCCTAATTTCTTTAACTATAATTGTACAAAATATAGTACTATTTCCTCATGAACAAGATGCATGATCAATCTTAAAACCATATATGAGACTATCAGTGCCTCCACCAAATTTTCCTTCTCATTCTCTATGGTGGTTAGGTTTTTGTACAACTTTTTATTTACCTTTTGATTTTCACAAACTCTTCACATAAGTCCTCATATGCTTCATGCACACTTAATTCATGATCAACAACTTCTATGGcaacaataaaatcaatatcACAAACAACCATGCTGTCGTTAGCACATTGTTTGTTCGCGTTAGCACAATCAGTAACAGAGGCAGAGAAAGCAATAGAAATAGTTTCATTATCAGAGGATGTATCTAAACTTTCAAAGTCAGAATCATCACTCAGAGTATTATTCAATGCTTTTGTCTTTCTTCtaaaatttggacattccattcTTATGTGACCAAAACCAGAGCATTCATGACATTGGACTTTATCTTTAGACTCAGTTTTGTCTTTATTCCACTTTTcagattcattatttttaatgaaattcttacaTTTTTTCGTTTTaccaaaattctttttattaaatatgaattttttttaattttctagcCACAAGGGTTAAGTCATCATTACACAGATCTTCATCATCAACCTGACTTTCTTCCTTAGCAGTTTTGAATGTGATGGACTTACCTTTCTTTTGTTGTGGAAGAGTAGATTCATAAGTTTGCAAAGAACCTACCAGTTCTTCTACCAAGATTGTGTCTAAATCCTTGCTTTCTTCCATGGCTGTTACCTTTGGTTGAAACCTTTCAAGGTGGGATCTCAAGATTTTTCTCACAACTCGTGCCTCCTCCACTTGTTCACCGAGATTGTACCTAGAATTAACGATGTCATTTAGTTTAGCATAAAACTCATTAAAAGTCTCATCATCCAGCATTTTTATCTCCTCAAATTTTGAGGTcaacatttgtaatttaaaattttttaccgTTTAGGTCCCTTCATGTGTGATTTCCAAAATATCCCAAGTATTCTTAGATGTCTCACACATGAAAATTCTCTTGAATTTATAGGAGAAACTGCCATGAAAATTGCATTTAGACTTTTATTGACCCACTTACAGCTACTTGATTGTTCTTTGGTCTACTCTTCTATAGGTATTGTGGGCCTTTTCCATCCTGACTCCACAATTAGCCAGACTTTCTCATCAAGCAACTTTAGAAACGCTC
This genomic window contains:
- the LOC109004001 gene encoding pentatricopeptide repeat-containing protein At3g47530 isoform X1 — encoded protein: MKLIRLMGQIPHYRSLATAASLASQTLEEERRQLPSLIKSCTQKTHLLQIHAHLVCTGLLQDPTISLIFLSRLALSPARDVDYSRQFFTQISDPLTFHYNTMIRAYSMSNSPLEGFYMYREMKRQSVRVNPLSSSFAIKSCIKLSSLLGGVQVHARILTDGHQSDSLLLTNLMDLYSCCERCDEACKVFDDIRDRDTVAWNVLISCCMRNNRTRDAMGLFDIMQSGSDGCEPDDVTCLLLLQACAHLNALEFGEKIHAYIGQHGYGTAGKLCNSLIAMYSRCGCLEKAYGVFKGMRNKNVVSWSAMISGLAMNGHGREAIEAFWEMQKLGIPPDDQTFTGVLSACSHCGLVDEGMMFFDLMSKEFGIAPNTRHYGCVVDLLGRAGLLDQAYQLILSMSVKPDSTMWRTLLGACRIHGHVTLGERVVGHLIELKAQEAGDYALLLNIYSSAGKWDKVMEVRKFMQEKAIQTTPGCSTIVLKGVVHEFVVDDVSHPRKGEIYEMLNEINQQLKIAGYVAEVSAELHNLGAEEKGDALSYHSEKLAIAFGVLSTPPGTTIRVAKNLRTCIDCHNFAKVLSGVYNREVIVRDRTRFHHFKEGRCSCNDYCLTRPRLCMHR
- the LOC109004001 gene encoding pentatricopeptide repeat-containing protein At3g47530 isoform X2; the protein is MKLIRLMGQIPHYRSLATAASLASQTLEEERRQLPSLIKSCTQKTHLLQIHAHLVCTGLLQDPTISLIFLSRLALSPARDVDYSRQFFTQISDPLTFHYNTMIRAYSMSNSPLEGFYMYREMKRQSVRVNPLSSSFAIKSCIKLSSLLGGVQVHARILTDGHQSDSLLLTNLMDLYSCCERCDEACKVFDDIRDRDTVAWNVLISCCMRNNRTRDAMGLFDIMQSGSDGCEPDDVTCLLLLQACAHLNALEFGEKIHAYIGQHGYGTAGKLCNSLIAMYSRCGCLEKAYGVFKGMRNKNVVSWSAMISGLAMNGHGREAIEAFWEMQKLGIPPDDQTFTGVLSACSHCGLVDEGMMFFDLMSKEFGIAPNTRHYGCVVDLLGRAGLLDQAYQLILSMSVKPDSTMWRTLLGACRIHGHVTLGERVVGHLIELKAQEAGDYALLLNIYSSAGKWDKVMEVRKFMQEKAIQTTPGCSTIVLKGVVHEFVVDDVSHPRKGEIYEMLNEINQQLKIAGYVAEVSAELHNLGAEEKGDALSYHSEKLAIAFGVLSTPPGTTIRVAKNLRTCIDCHNFAKVLSGVYNREVIVRDRTRFHHFKEGRCSCNDYW
- the LOC109004001 gene encoding pentatricopeptide repeat-containing protein At3g47530 isoform X3; its protein translation is MKLIRLMGQIPHYRSLATAASLASQTLEEERRQLPSLIKSCTQKTHLLQIHAHLVCTGLLQDPTISLIFLSRLALSPARDVDYSRQFFTQISDPLTFHYNTMIRAYSMSNSPLEGFYMYREMKRQSVRVNPLSSSFAIKSCIKLSSLLGGVQVHARILTDGHQSDSLLLTNLMDLYSCCERCDEACKVFDDIRDRDTVAWNVLISCCMRNNRTRDAMGLFDIMQSGSDGCEPDDVTCLLLLQACAHLNALEFGEKIHAYIGQHGYGTAGKLCNSLIAMYSRCGCLEKAYGVFKGMRNKNVVSWSAMISGLAMNGHGREAIEAFWEMQKLGIPPDDQTFTGVLSACSHCGLVDEGMMFFDLMSKEFGIAPNTRHYGCVVDLLGRAGLLDQAYQLILSMSVKPDSTMWRTLLGACRIHGHVTLGERVVGHLIELKAQEAGDYALLLNIYSSAGKWDKVMEVRKFMQEKAIQTTPGCSTIVLKGVVHEFVVDDVSHPRKGEIYEMLNEINQQLKIAGYVAEVSAELHNLGAEEKGDALSYHSEKLAIAFGVLSTPPGTTIRVAKNLRTCIDCHNFAKVLSGVYNREVIVRDRTRFHHFKEGRCSCNDY